The following proteins are co-located in the Haliotis asinina isolate JCU_RB_2024 chromosome 13, JCU_Hal_asi_v2, whole genome shotgun sequence genome:
- the LOC137260249 gene encoding uncharacterized protein, with amino-acid sequence MNWTVVLSVSGGGLFLVGGGMLYRGLGRLLVSHTGGCKYTGIDLFLLAVEILAGLLMLVTSYTFLHVASLSPSRNHSIKSLYKHYIFQTNHVKAVSKARKAFHNILKHTQSWQESTLRNILHNCSNTIYGRDHNFSNMKTISEFRSQHQLTEYEHYEEYVKVSLDGTSDVLFPGTPDFFVVTSGTTSGKSKIIPRNTRLFLNAFTVTGQTARAAMYDIPGQHTLKRWLDVRMIDAPRTVRPGVFMGPASSSAYPISPLAVSPSPVYRIEKEDDCLYVHAFFGLKDLDVNYMQFMTSTIALNFFRIIEENAERLCDEIEEGTLSADLTISDDIREELQAYITPDPEQAAIVREVLKDGCENIVQRMWASCTLLKYTATGSYQHAAEMLRQKYIGSIPVCSSLHIASEAVFGVSVNVPDDSLDVEYTILPQANFYEFIPEEHVEEKQPDTVLATEVEAGKKYEIVVTTTLGLYRYRSHDLVEIVGFNETAPKYRFCQRTGECLSANVDKYPVQVFEEAMKMTQLKLKSKIEDYMATENIIIAKMNGSVPTTCFYYVFLEMDEDIIITEEQKNMVGECLLACNEDYKEVHDYGGVRHPEVLQMKRGTFQEVKRLIISLNPNASSSQYKPVKFMRNPTVLQYLLQSTLDL; translated from the exons ATGAACTGGACGGTCGTACTTAGTGTGTCTGGTGGGGGCTTGTTCCTCGTCGGGGGCGGCATGCTTTACCGTGGACTCGGCAGGCTGCTCGTTTCTCACACTGGAGGATGTAAATATACAGGAATTGATCTCTTCCTTCTAGCAGTTG AGATCCTTGCTGGGTTGCTGATGCTGGTGACTTCATATACCTTCCTCCATGTTGCAAGTCTCTCCCCATCTAGAAACCATTCTATCAAGTCATTGTACAAGCATTACATCTTTCAAACCAATCACGTGAAAGCTGTATCGAAAGCAAGAAAAGCCTTCCACAACATTCTGAAACATACACAATCATGGCAAGAATCAACTTTGAGAAATATACTTCATAATTGTTCTAATACAATCTATGGGAGAGATCACAACTTTTCCAATATGAAGACAATATCAGAATTCCGGAGTCAGCACCAGTTAACAGAGTATGAACATTACGAGGAATACGTCAAAGTGTCTCTCGACGGAACAAGTGACGTTCTCTTCCCTGGAACTCCAGACTTCTTCGTAGTCACCTCCGGTACCACCTCCGGCAAGAGCAAGATTATTCCCAGAAACACTCGACTGTTTCTCAACGCATTTACTGTCACAGGACAAACGGCGCGAGCAGCAATGTACGATATCCCCGGTCAACATACACTGAAACGATGGCTTGATGTGAGAATGATAGATGCACCCAGAACAGTACGACCAGGCGTGTTCATGGGCCCTGCTTCCTCCTCTGCTTATCCCATCAGTCCATTAGCTGTCAGTCCGTCACCTGTCTACAGGATCGAGAAGGAAGACGACTGTCTCTATGTCCATGCATTCTTTGGTCTGAAAGACCTAGATGTGAACTACATGCAGTTTATGACATCAACTATTGCCCTCAACTTCTTCCGTATCATTGAAGAGAATGCAGAACGGTTATGTGACGAAATTGAAGAGGGGACGTTGTCCGCTGACCTAACTATCAGTGATGACATACGTGAGGAGCTCCAGGCGTACATCACCCCGGATCCTGAACAGGCAGCCATCGTGAGGGAGGTGTTGAAGGATGGATGTGAGAACATTGTACAAAGAATGTGGGCATCATGTACCTTACTGAAATATACAGCAACAGGATCATATCAACATGCA GCGGAGATGCTGCGTCAAAAGTACATAGGGAGTATTCCAGTGTGTTCCTCCTTACACATTGCCTCCGAGGCCGTCTTCGGCGTGTCTGTGAACGTGCCAGATGACAGTTTAGACGTGGAGTACACGATTCTCCCACAGGCAAACTTCTACGAGTTTATACCAGAAGAACATGTGGAGGAGAAACAACCAGATACGGTTCTGGCGACTGAG GTAGAAGCCGGGAAGAAATATGAGATCGTGGTCACCACGACACTGGGACTGTACAGGTACAGAAGTCATGACCTGGTGGAGATCGTAGGCTTCAACGAGACAGCACCCAAGTACAGGTTTTGTcagag AACTGGAGAATGTCTCAGTGCGAATGTTGACAAGTATCCCGTACAGGTGTTTGAGGAAGCCATGAAAATGACTCAGCTGAAACTGAAATCTAAAATCGAGGATTACATGGCCACTGAAAACATAATAATTGCTAAAATGAATG GTAGTGTTCCCACGACATGCTTCTACTACGTGTTCCTGGAGATGGATGAAGACATCATCATCACGGAAGAACAGAAGAACATG GTGGGTGAATGTCTTCTGGCCTGCAATGAGGATTATAAGGAGGTCCACGACTATGGAGGTGTTAGACATCCAGAAGTGTTGCAGATGAAAAGGGGAACATTCCAGGAAGTGAAACGTCTCATCATAAGTCTCAACCCCAATGCTTCCTCAAGCCAGTACAAGCCAGTCAAGTTCATGCGAAACCCAACCGTACTCCAGTATCTCCTACAAAGCACATTAGACCTCTAA